A single genomic interval of uncultured Sphaerochaeta sp. harbors:
- a CDS encoding HAD family hydrolase, giving the protein MGYLQEKGIKVLALDIDGTLYPKRMLNVRMVRSLFPSLTLAKAFNWARKEYRRVQDLHPTSPENRAGLIHRQAQLVASRLRGNRTTDQVKAAVEKQFYQAWEHSFLSIKAYPTMVETLEKVHKQGLKIAVFSDFPLAGKLQTLGIADLVDYAYSTEESGYLKPSAKAFSFLLDHLQVNPSQVLYMGDSYTKDCRGARQAGMHSCLITKDTHRSFPEADLVVSSWKEFASLVL; this is encoded by the coding sequence ATGGGGTATCTTCAAGAGAAAGGTATCAAGGTTCTCGCGCTCGATATTGATGGTACGCTCTATCCGAAGAGGATGCTCAATGTAAGAATGGTTCGTTCCCTGTTTCCTTCCCTAACTCTTGCCAAGGCTTTCAACTGGGCAAGAAAGGAGTACCGTAGGGTGCAGGACCTGCACCCTACCTCTCCTGAAAATCGGGCAGGTCTCATACATCGACAGGCTCAGCTTGTTGCTTCCCGATTGAGGGGAAATCGAACGACTGATCAGGTTAAGGCTGCTGTAGAGAAGCAGTTCTATCAGGCTTGGGAGCATTCTTTTTTGAGTATCAAGGCGTATCCGACGATGGTTGAGACACTTGAAAAAGTACATAAGCAAGGCTTGAAGATTGCGGTTTTTAGTGATTTTCCCTTAGCTGGTAAGTTGCAGACCCTTGGTATTGCTGATTTGGTAGACTATGCCTACAGTACAGAGGAAAGCGGTTATTTGAAACCAAGTGCAAAAGCCTTCTCCTTCTTGCTTGATCACTTGCAGGTGAATCCCAGCCAAGTGCTCTATATGGGCGACAGTTACACCAAGGATTGCCGTGGAGCAAGACAGGCAGGGATGCATTCCTGCCTAATAACCAAGGATACCCATAGAAGTTTTCCCGAAGCTGACTTGGTGGTAAGCTCTTGGAAGGAGTTTGCTTCTCTGGTACTCTAA
- the der gene encoding ribosome biogenesis GTPase Der yields MTDSIISPPSDTQDSPAKIPVISIVGRPNVGKSTLFNRLIGKRRAITDPTPGVTRDLIPERWYLGNHPVTLVDSGGVKVEREGFDDLVANKSLGLLSQSDAIIFMMECTAVTAEDEELLKALRPYSEKVLLVVNKVDDPKRDDLVWEYYQYGFQRVVGISAAHGLGIEDLEDTLLGMLEMVSLDEAPEEAERVKLAIMGKPNTGKSTLTNLLVGSDVSIVSDIAGTTRDVVMGTFSYKGSDFTVLDTAGIRRKSKVEEDVEYYSVNRAIKTIDEADVVLLMVDAIEGLSDQDKKIANLIVRRGKGIILVLNKIDLLTGIGNELQAIKDRIRFLFPILGFAPITSISALKGQDIGKLLDTVWGVWKQLNKRVDTSQLNEAIKEWGEAIQPPRGSMGHYKVYYGTQFSANPVKFLMFVNRIKDFPQIYVQYLKNCIRRDLGFTQIPIEVDLRERKRNPSLHERGPKKPVVDGPKPEVKRNIGGRAFAKPKGTKPGNVASVDKSRKRIEKQAKRTTGKKRG; encoded by the coding sequence ATTGTTCAATCGTTTGATCGGCAAAAGACGAGCAATTACCGATCCGACCCCAGGGGTTACCCGTGACTTGATTCCAGAACGCTGGTACCTTGGGAACCATCCTGTAACACTTGTTGATAGTGGCGGGGTAAAGGTTGAGCGAGAAGGGTTTGATGACCTGGTCGCCAATAAGAGTTTAGGCCTTCTCTCGCAAAGTGATGCCATTATTTTTATGATGGAGTGTACTGCTGTTACGGCAGAGGACGAAGAATTACTGAAAGCATTGCGTCCATATAGTGAGAAGGTCCTGCTTGTGGTAAACAAGGTTGATGACCCCAAGCGTGATGACTTGGTCTGGGAGTACTACCAGTATGGATTCCAACGTGTGGTGGGAATATCTGCCGCTCACGGTTTGGGCATTGAAGATCTGGAAGATACCCTGCTTGGCATGCTGGAAATGGTAAGCCTTGATGAGGCCCCTGAAGAAGCCGAGCGCGTGAAGCTGGCCATTATGGGCAAGCCCAATACTGGCAAGTCCACCCTTACCAACCTCTTGGTAGGTTCAGATGTTTCAATTGTCAGTGATATTGCTGGTACCACCCGTGATGTTGTCATGGGAACTTTCTCATACAAGGGTAGTGACTTTACCGTACTTGATACTGCAGGTATCAGGCGTAAGAGCAAGGTTGAGGAGGATGTGGAATACTACTCCGTCAATCGTGCCATCAAGACCATCGATGAGGCTGATGTAGTGTTGTTGATGGTGGATGCTATCGAGGGGCTCTCAGACCAGGATAAAAAGATTGCCAACCTCATTGTACGTAGGGGCAAGGGTATTATCTTGGTATTGAATAAGATTGACTTGCTCACTGGGATCGGGAACGAGTTGCAGGCTATCAAGGACAGGATCAGATTCCTGTTCCCCATCCTTGGCTTTGCACCTATCACGTCAATCAGCGCTCTCAAGGGCCAGGATATTGGCAAGCTACTCGATACAGTATGGGGGGTATGGAAACAGCTCAACAAGCGTGTTGACACTTCTCAGCTGAACGAAGCGATCAAGGAGTGGGGAGAGGCCATTCAGCCCCCACGAGGAAGCATGGGGCATTACAAAGTCTATTACGGTACCCAGTTCAGTGCCAACCCAGTGAAGTTTCTTATGTTCGTCAACCGAATCAAGGACTTCCCACAGATCTATGTCCAGTACTTGAAGAACTGTATTCGCCGAGATCTGGGATTCACCCAGATTCCCATTGAGGTAGATCTCCGTGAACGTAAGAGAAATCCCTCCTTGCATGAGAGAGGACCCAAAAAACCAGTAGTGGATGGCCCAAAGCCCGAGGTGAAACGTAATATTGGCGGAAGAGCATTTGCGAAGCCAAAAGGGACCAAGCCTGGCAACGTGGCTTCAGTTGACAAGTCGCGAAAGCGAATCGAAAAACAGGCAAAGCGTACCACCGGCAAGAAACGAGGTTGA